One Acidobacteriota bacterium genomic window carries:
- a CDS encoding phosphoribosylformylglycinamidine cyclo-ligase produces MAITYKDAGVNIDAANAATERIKKLARSTFNINVMSEIGSFGGMFNGTFDDTRSPVLVASCDGVGTKLKVAFETGIHTTIGYDLVSACVGDILVQGARPLFFLDYIATGKLDPNTVAQIVEGIASGCRECDCALLGGETAEMPGFYADGEYDIAGFIVGVVDKKKVINGSRITAGDVVLGIPSSGLHTNGYSLARKVFFEAAGYKVDTHVPELGCTVGEELLKPHKNYLPLLSRLIEHEGVIKGMAHITGGGLVENVPRILPRNVDIAIRLNSWQIPPVFKLIQDLGNVPHEDMLRTFNLGIGMVVVTNKGFAQFVIDQLANVREKPVVLGEVIEGDGKVQFV; encoded by the coding sequence ATGGCTATTACTTATAAAGACGCGGGCGTCAACATTGACGCTGCCAACGCCGCCACCGAACGCATCAAAAAGCTGGCGCGCTCGACCTTCAACATCAACGTCATGTCCGAAATCGGCAGTTTCGGCGGGATGTTTAACGGCACGTTTGACGACACGCGCTCGCCCGTCTTGGTCGCCAGTTGCGACGGCGTCGGCACCAAACTCAAGGTCGCCTTTGAGACGGGCATTCACACGACCATCGGCTACGATCTGGTCTCGGCCTGCGTCGGCGACATTCTGGTGCAAGGCGCGCGGCCCCTGTTCTTTTTGGATTACATCGCCACCGGCAAGCTCGATCCGAACACCGTCGCGCAAATCGTCGAAGGCATCGCCAGCGGCTGCCGCGAATGCGATTGCGCGTTGCTGGGCGGCGAAACGGCGGAGATGCCCGGCTTTTATGCCGATGGCGAATACGACATCGCCGGCTTCATCGTCGGCGTGGTGGACAAAAAGAAAGTCATTAACGGTTCGCGCATCACCGCCGGCGATGTCGTGCTGGGCATCCCGTCGTCGGGGTTGCACACGAATGGTTACAGCCTGGCGCGCAAAGTGTTCTTTGAGGCCGCCGGTTACAAAGTGGACACGCATGTGCCCGAACTCGGGTGCACGGTCGGCGAAGAGTTGTTGAAGCCGCATAAAAACTACCTGCCGCTGCTCTCGCGCCTGATCGAACACGAAGGCGTCATCAAAGGCATGGCCCACATCACCGGCGGCGGTCTCGTCGAAAACGTCCCGCGCATCCTGCCCCGCAACGTAGACATCGCCATCCGTCTGAACAGTTGGCAAATCCCGCCCGTCTTCAAACTGATTCAAGACCTGGGCAACGTCCCACACGAAGACATGCTGCGGACGTTTAACCTGGGCATCGGCATGGTCGTCGTGACCAACAAAGGCTTCGCCCAATTCGTGATTGATCAGTTGGCGAATGTGCGGGAAAAGCCTGTCGTATTGGGCGAAGTGATTGAAGGGGACGGCAAGGTGCAGTTCGTTTAG
- a CDS encoding prolyl oligopeptidase family serine peptidase, whose translation MKKYGLHRLLTSLCLFALLLPAPASAQQPKKFDLTVDSIMRGPDLVGYEPTRVYWSPDSQRVYFRWKRAGEPRLKEPDLYVVNRDGGGLRKLSEDEAKLAPPANGEVSKDKRLTVFTEDGDLWLYDNAKNERRRLTETQEGESNAHFTRDQRSVYFTRNNNLYVLALDGGSLRQLTDIRTGGGAAPAGPALAFGGGRRGAESADGTEPEAIATGLVLDDVQQQGQARQPEAPKKQTQQDYLKKEERELLEAVRERALNREEQEAKRKKQEKRKPFELPAGQSVTNLTLTPDGAAVIATVIQSATGTKSTIVPNYVTESAFTEDIPGRTKVGDAQTRNRIAIINVENGEVKYVDHGQKVKAPNGNDDPKSADRDVQLLNLQLSEDGKNAALLARSADNKDRWVLALDQATGKTQVLDYLHDEAWVGGPGAFSLGFLPDNKTIFFESEKDGWAHLYSVPVEGGAPQQLTSGKFEVSDVRLSDDKTKFYFTSSEGSLYERHFYSMPIAGGARTRLTSLPGNNAATLAPDESQIALVRSYSNKPPELYLAAANASATPKQITASPLEEFASYNWIDPPIVQFAARDGAQVPGRLYKPANWKAGGPAVLFVHGAGYLQNVHKWWSSYFREYMFHHLLMERGYLVFDIDYRASSGYGRDWRTGIYRHMGGQDLTDHLEAVKYLVAEHGVDSKRVGLYGGSYGGFITLMALFTEPDVFAAGAALRPVTDWAHYNHGYTANILNQPQDDAEAYKQSSPIYFAQNLKGALLICHGMVDTNVHFQDSVRLAQRLIELRKENWELAVFPVEDHGFERATSWADEYKRILKLFETNLNKPAAAATKSTAQPPANRRSGK comes from the coding sequence ATGAAGAAATACGGACTGCACCGCCTACTGACTTCGCTTTGCCTATTCGCCCTATTGCTGCCCGCGCCCGCGTCCGCGCAACAGCCCAAAAAATTCGACCTTACCGTTGACAGCATCATGCGCGGCCCCGACCTGGTCGGCTATGAACCCACGCGCGTGTACTGGTCGCCCGACAGCCAGCGCGTCTACTTCCGCTGGAAGCGCGCGGGCGAGCCGCGTTTGAAAGAGCCTGATCTTTACGTCGTCAACCGCGATGGCGGCGGCTTGCGCAAGCTCAGCGAAGACGAGGCCAAGCTCGCGCCGCCCGCCAACGGCGAGGTTTCCAAAGACAAACGGCTGACCGTGTTTACCGAAGACGGCGACCTCTGGCTCTACGACAATGCCAAAAACGAGCGCCGCCGTTTGACCGAAACGCAGGAAGGCGAGAGCAACGCGCATTTCACCCGCGACCAGCGCAGCGTTTATTTCACGCGCAACAACAATCTGTATGTGCTCGCGCTGGACGGCGGCTCCCTGCGGCAATTGACCGACATTCGCACGGGCGGCGGCGCGGCTCCGGCTGGCCCGGCGTTGGCGTTTGGCGGTGGACGGCGCGGCGCAGAGAGTGCCGACGGTACGGAACCGGAAGCGATAGCGACCGGGTTAGTCCTGGATGATGTGCAACAACAAGGCCAAGCCCGCCAGCCCGAAGCGCCCAAGAAACAGACGCAGCAAGACTACCTCAAAAAAGAAGAGCGCGAATTGCTGGAAGCCGTGCGCGAACGCGCGCTGAACCGCGAGGAGCAAGAGGCCAAGCGCAAGAAGCAGGAAAAGCGCAAACCATTTGAATTGCCCGCCGGGCAAAGCGTCACCAACCTGACGCTCACGCCCGATGGCGCGGCGGTCATTGCCACGGTCATTCAATCGGCGACAGGCACGAAAAGCACGATCGTGCCCAACTACGTCACCGAGTCCGCCTTCACCGAAGACATTCCGGGCCGCACCAAAGTCGGCGACGCGCAGACGCGCAATCGCATCGCCATCATCAATGTCGAGAACGGCGAAGTGAAATACGTTGACCACGGCCAGAAGGTTAAAGCCCCCAATGGCAATGATGATCCAAAGTCAGCCGACCGCGATGTGCAACTGCTCAACCTGCAGCTTTCGGAAGACGGCAAGAACGCCGCGTTGCTGGCGCGTTCCGCTGACAACAAAGACCGCTGGGTCTTGGCGCTTGATCAAGCCACCGGCAAGACCCAGGTGCTCGATTACCTGCACGACGAGGCTTGGGTCGGCGGCCCCGGCGCGTTCTCGCTCGGCTTCTTGCCCGACAACAAAACGATTTTCTTTGAATCCGAAAAGGACGGCTGGGCGCATCTGTACAGCGTTCCTGTCGAAGGCGGTGCGCCGCAACAACTCACCAGCGGCAAGTTTGAAGTCTCCGACGTGCGCCTGTCGGACGACAAAACCAAATTCTATTTCACGTCGAGCGAAGGCAGTTTGTACGAGCGCCATTTCTATTCAATGCCCATTGCTGGTGGCGCGCGCACGCGCTTGACTTCATTACCCGGCAACAACGCGGCGACGCTTGCGCCCGATGAATCGCAGATAGCGCTGGTGCGTTCGTACAGCAACAAACCACCGGAGCTTTATCTGGCGGCGGCCAATGCCTCCGCTACGCCAAAACAAATCACGGCCTCGCCGCTTGAAGAGTTTGCCAGCTACAACTGGATTGATCCGCCCATCGTGCAATTCGCCGCGCGCGATGGGGCGCAGGTTCCGGGGCGGTTGTACAAACCCGCGAACTGGAAAGCGGGCGGCCCGGCGGTGCTCTTCGTCCACGGCGCGGGCTATCTGCAAAACGTGCACAAATGGTGGAGCAGCTACTTCCGCGAATACATGTTTCATCACCTGCTGATGGAGCGCGGCTATCTCGTCTTTGACATTGATTACCGCGCCTCGTCGGGTTACGGACGCGACTGGCGCACGGGCATCTACCGCCACATGGGCGGTCAGGATTTGACCGATCACTTAGAAGCTGTGAAATACCTCGTCGCCGAACACGGAGTAGACTCGAAGCGTGTGGGCCTTTACGGCGGCAGCTACGGCGGCTTTATCACGCTGATGGCGCTGTTCACCGAACCGGATGTCTTCGCGGCGGGTGCGGCGTTGCGCCCCGTGACCGACTGGGCGCATTACAACCACGGCTACACGGCGAACATTTTGAACCAGCCGCAGGATGATGCCGAGGCCTACAAACAGAGTTCGCCGATTTACTTCGCCCAAAATCTGAAAGGCGCGCTGCTGATCTGTCACGGCATGGTGGACACGAATGTGCACTTCCAGGATTCGGTGCGCTTGGCGCAACGCCTGATCGAATTGCGCAAAGAGAATTGGGAACTGGCTGTCTTCCCTGTCGAAGATCACGGCTTTGAGCGTGCAACGAGTTGGGCGGATGAATACAAGCGAATTCTCAAGTTATTTGAAACGAACTTGAACAAACCCGCTGCGGCAGCCACCAAATCAACTGCCCAACCGCCAGCGAACCGGCGTTCGGGCAAGTAA
- a CDS encoding amidophosphoribosyltransferase, translating into MLFDKFREECGVFGIFGNSEAARLTYLGLYALQHRGQESAGIVSTDGVRLYSERGMGHVNEIFQEANLKRLQGSAAIGHVRYSTAGKVSINEAQPFAVKCSYGQIALCHNGNLPDASEARKQLEQDGAIFSSTSDTEVVLHRIARSRRRDLTEAIVEALMFDDGAYSMLFTTPDSLIAIRDARGFRPLCMGELEGATVFASETCAFDLIGAKYVRDVAPGEMIVVDADGMRSTHPFPQKPHTHCIFEHVYFARPDSLVYGRSVNKSRHLMGKALARESPVEADIVVPVPDSGVAAAIGFASQSGLKLRFGLMRNHYVGRTFIEPQSQIRHFGVKIKLNPVRDLIEGKRVVLIDDSIVRGTTSQKIVKMVREAGAKEVHMRISCPPTVAPCYYGVDTPTSEELIASHQSIEQIRDYLGADSLAYLSMQGMLDAVGDPQDTRFCKACYTGQYPTLLGHSVETSRQREVMTAVPLATD; encoded by the coding sequence ATGCTGTTCGATAAATTTCGTGAAGAGTGCGGCGTATTCGGGATCTTCGGGAACTCCGAAGCCGCGCGGCTGACTTATCTGGGACTGTACGCCCTGCAACATCGCGGGCAGGAATCCGCCGGGATCGTTTCGACCGATGGCGTGCGGCTTTATTCCGAACGCGGCATGGGCCACGTCAACGAAATCTTTCAGGAAGCCAACCTCAAACGCTTGCAAGGCAGCGCGGCCATCGGCCACGTGCGCTATTCGACTGCCGGCAAAGTCAGCATCAACGAAGCGCAGCCGTTCGCCGTCAAATGCAGCTACGGGCAAATCGCGCTCTGCCACAACGGCAACCTGCCCGACGCCAGCGAAGCGCGCAAACAACTCGAACAGGACGGCGCGATTTTCTCTTCGACCTCTGACACCGAAGTCGTCTTGCATCGCATCGCGCGTTCGCGCCGCCGCGATTTGACCGAAGCTATTGTCGAGGCCTTGATGTTCGATGACGGCGCGTATTCGATGCTCTTCACCACGCCCGACAGCCTGATCGCCATTCGTGATGCACGCGGCTTCCGCCCGTTGTGTATGGGCGAATTGGAGGGCGCGACGGTCTTTGCTTCGGAAACCTGCGCCTTTGATTTGATCGGCGCGAAATATGTGCGCGATGTCGCGCCGGGCGAAATGATCGTGGTGGATGCCGACGGCATGCGTTCGACCCACCCTTTTCCGCAAAAGCCGCACACGCATTGCATTTTTGAACACGTCTATTTTGCCCGGCCCGATTCGCTGGTTTACGGCCGCAGCGTCAACAAGAGCCGTCACCTGATGGGCAAGGCTCTGGCGCGCGAAAGCCCAGTGGAGGCCGACATCGTCGTGCCCGTACCCGATTCGGGCGTGGCGGCGGCGATTGGTTTCGCCTCGCAATCGGGCCTGAAGTTACGCTTCGGCCTGATGCGCAATCATTATGTCGGGCGCACCTTCATCGAACCGCAATCCCAGATTCGCCACTTCGGCGTGAAAATCAAACTCAATCCGGTGCGCGACCTGATCGAAGGCAAGCGCGTCGTCTTGATTGACGATTCGATTGTGCGCGGCACGACTTCGCAAAAGATCGTCAAGATGGTGCGCGAAGCGGGCGCGAAAGAAGTGCACATGCGCATCAGTTGTCCGCCCACCGTCGCACCTTGCTATTACGGCGTAGACACGCCGACCAGCGAAGAACTGATCGCCTCGCATCAATCCATCGAACAGATTCGTGATTACCTGGGCGCTGATTCGCTGGCGTATCTGAGCATGCAGGGCATGCTCGACGCGGTTGGCGACCCGCAAGACACACGCTTTTGCAAAGCCTGTTACACCGGGCAATATCCCACGCTGCTGGGGCACAGCGTCGAAACCTCGCGGCAGCGCGAAGTGATGACGGCGGTCCCCTTAGCTACTGACTGA
- a CDS encoding putative Ig domain-containing protein yields MKTRFLLMIAWLLLAVPAFAATTYTYNGPAFTSGTDHVSVSFTVNAPLAPSTSYLSLTAAGVTSSSVSVVGPGGVLTGFVLPVTTFQIHTDAAGNIDSWFIFGGKNTLTGVAPTSTGTDWQAYTMNTMAFIPGTGVPGVNQSSLVTGHYNYDQATRITFYATCAGAPAGCTLAGNGQPYVGEYSGIINPANTSGSWWVVTTDNGSGGGPLPLALSGTLPAGVVGTVYSGALTATGGAAPYSWSATGVPSGLTFGADGSLSGIPDTAGSYTVQATVTDSVGATATASVPVSITNPAPVACSGTNAVITAYVARNPGFITVNGGLNLLDHLWTTNLNPGNTTFLGGLVNWYQTGLIVDYTGVADPAGCILTNLTVKPRVTISTTSLANGTAGVAYSAPVSVTWGVAPYTTTISGLPAGLSFNGVNITGVPTIIGVFNLTISAVDAVGVSTVKNLSLTIVDRAIVFAPVLPNATVGAAYAATLVASGGYGAFTYAATGLPPGLTLTGSSLNGVPTTAGTFSVSLTATDAVGVAQSVTTTLVVNPAPPGNFTIKDEGQGRITALGAGYLMVGTKKLIWNASTKITVNTPSGELHVIDGFVKVNMRVQWKGLRDNATNTVLTSQLEVN; encoded by the coding sequence ATGAAAACACGGTTTCTTTTGATGATTGCCTGGTTGCTCCTGGCAGTTCCGGCGTTTGCGGCGACTACCTATACCTATAACGGCCCCGCTTTTACCAGCGGAACCGATCACGTCTCGGTGAGTTTTACGGTGAATGCGCCGTTGGCTCCCTCAACCAGTTACTTGTCGCTTACCGCTGCGGGAGTAACAAGCAGCTCTGTTTCAGTTGTCGGCCCCGGCGGCGTTTTAACTGGATTCGTTCTGCCAGTAACTACTTTTCAGATACACACGGATGCGGCGGGTAACATAGATTCCTGGTTTATCTTTGGCGGTAAAAATACCTTGACCGGGGTGGCGCCAACTTCCACGGGAACTGATTGGCAGGCGTATACCATGAATACGATGGCGTTCATTCCGGGCACGGGGGTTCCGGGCGTCAACCAATCCTCGCTGGTCACGGGCCATTACAACTATGATCAAGCCACGCGCATCACGTTTTACGCTACCTGCGCGGGCGCTCCGGCGGGCTGCACGCTGGCGGGCAATGGGCAACCTTATGTAGGCGAGTACAGTGGCATCATCAACCCTGCCAACACGAGCGGTTCGTGGTGGGTCGTCACGACGGATAATGGCTCCGGTGGCGGGCCGTTGCCGCTGGCGCTGAGCGGCACCTTGCCAGCGGGTGTAGTGGGAACGGTATATAGCGGAGCGCTCACGGCCACGGGAGGCGCCGCGCCGTATTCCTGGTCTGCCACGGGCGTTCCCAGCGGGCTGACATTCGGCGCGGATGGCTCTCTTTCCGGCATTCCTGACACGGCGGGCAGCTACACTGTGCAAGCCACGGTGACCGACAGCGTGGGTGCAACGGCAACCGCCAGCGTGCCGGTCTCCATCACCAATCCGGCCCCGGTTGCGTGTTCGGGGACGAATGCGGTGATCACGGCGTATGTCGCACGCAATCCCGGTTTCATCACGGTGAATGGCGGGTTGAATCTGCTCGATCATTTATGGACGACCAATTTGAACCCGGGCAATACGACGTTTCTGGGCGGCTTGGTGAACTGGTACCAGACTGGTTTGATCGTGGATTACACCGGTGTTGCCGATCCGGCGGGTTGTATTCTGACGAACCTGACCGTCAAGCCGCGCGTGACGATCTCAACCACTTCCTTAGCGAATGGCACTGCGGGAGTCGCGTACTCTGCTCCGGTCTCCGTCACTTGGGGAGTAGCTCCGTATACGACTACGATCAGCGGATTACCGGCTGGGCTGAGCTTCAACGGCGTCAATATCACGGGCGTCCCCACAATCATTGGCGTGTTCAACCTGACGATTAGTGCGGTTGATGCCGTGGGAGTTTCGACGGTAAAGAATCTGAGTTTGACGATTGTGGATCGGGCCATTGTGTTCGCTCCGGTCTTGCCGAATGCCACGGTGGGCGCGGCCTATGCGGCGACGCTTGTGGCTTCCGGAGGTTATGGCGCGTTCACCTATGCAGCCACGGGGTTGCCGCCGGGCTTGACGCTCACAGGCAGCAGCCTCAATGGCGTGCCCACGACCGCCGGGACATTTAGCGTAAGCTTGACCGCGACGGACGCAGTTGGCGTCGCCCAGTCAGTGACAACCACGTTGGTGGTCAACCCTGCGCCGCCGGGCAACTTTACGATCAAAGACGAAGGGCAGGGCAGAATCACTGCTTTGGGCGCCGGGTATCTGATGGTTGGAACCAAGAAGTTGATTTGGAACGCCAGCACCAAGATCACTGTGAACACGCCAAGCGGCGAACTGCACGTCATTGATGGGTTCGTAAAAGTGAATATGCGGGTGCAGTGGAAAGGGTTGCGCGACAACGCCACCAATACCGTCTTGACCAGTCAGCTTGAGGTGAACTGA
- a CDS encoding SDR family oxidoreductase — protein MSTLNGKTALVTGGGRGIGKAIAQRLAAAGANVVIASRKLEVLQATAQEFAALPGKIIPVECHVGRAEQLEKLVQETERQLGPVDILVNNSATNIGQGPCLDVTDDMFAKMFEVNVVSALRLIRLTVPQMIARGTGGSIINIASIAGLRPQPGGLLYSATKAALLMMTRNWAAEFGKHNVRVNAIAPGLIQTDFSEYFWKNEKYVSKLEATQPIPRVGTPEEIGGITLYLASDEASFVTGQTFVVDGGATAL, from the coding sequence ATGTCCACTCTCAACGGCAAAACCGCCCTCGTCACGGGCGGCGGGCGCGGCATCGGCAAGGCCATCGCGCAACGTCTGGCCGCCGCAGGCGCCAACGTCGTTATCGCCAGCCGCAAGCTCGAAGTCCTGCAAGCCACCGCGCAGGAATTCGCCGCCTTGCCCGGCAAAATCATCCCGGTTGAATGCCACGTCGGACGCGCCGAGCAATTGGAAAAGCTGGTGCAAGAAACCGAACGCCAGCTCGGCCCGGTGGACATTCTGGTCAACAACAGCGCGACCAACATCGGGCAGGGGCCGTGTCTGGACGTGACCGACGACATGTTCGCCAAGATGTTCGAGGTCAACGTGGTCTCGGCGCTGCGGCTGATTCGCTTGACCGTGCCGCAAATGATCGCACGCGGCACGGGTGGTTCGATCATCAACATCGCTTCGATTGCCGGGCTGCGGCCCCAACCGGGCGGGCTGCTTTACAGCGCGACCAAAGCGGCGCTGTTGATGATGACGCGCAACTGGGCGGCGGAATTCGGCAAGCACAATGTGCGTGTCAACGCGATTGCGCCGGGCCTAATTCAAACCGATTTCAGCGAGTATTTCTGGAAGAACGAAAAGTACGTGTCAAAGCTCGAAGCCACCCAACCCATCCCGCGCGTCGGCACGCCGGAGGAAATCGGCGGCATCACGCTGTATCTGGCTTCGGATGAAGCGTCCTTCGTGACCGGGCAGACGTTCGTGGTGGATGGCGGCGCGACGGCACTGTGA
- a CDS encoding aldehyde dehydrogenase family protein has product MEATATSQVRVHDKFYINGRWTQPQGADLIEVINSTTEAIMGKVPEGTAEDINAAVAAARTAFGSWSSTPVETRAAYLDQIAAKLKERQAGIAATIAAEVGMPLPMATAVQAGLAITDVSTTAKLAREFQFEEQVGNALIAKEPIGVVGCITPWNFPLHQITAKVAPALAAGCTVVLKPSEVAPLTAFMLAEIIDEIGLPAGVFNLVTGYGPVVGEALAAHPDVDMISFTGSTHAGKRVSELAAQTVKRVALELGGKSANIILDDADFERAVASGVGNCYFNSGQTCSALTRMLVPKSRYDEAVAIAKRAAEKFTVGDPLGGAAKLGPLVSATQRDRVVGYIEKGIAEGATLVAGGPEKPEGLEPGFFVRPTVFANVDNQMTIAQEEIFGPVLSLIAYEDEDDAVRLANDTVYGLSGGVWSGDPERAKRVARRLRTGQVEINGGRFNPLAPFGGYKQSGNGRELGKFGLEEFLEVKAMLL; this is encoded by the coding sequence ATGGAAGCCACTGCAACGTCGCAAGTTCGCGTGCACGACAAGTTTTACATCAACGGTCGCTGGACACAGCCGCAAGGCGCCGACTTAATCGAAGTCATCAACTCCACCACCGAAGCGATCATGGGAAAAGTCCCGGAAGGCACAGCCGAAGACATCAATGCCGCTGTCGCCGCAGCCCGTACCGCGTTCGGGTCGTGGTCAAGCACACCCGTCGAGACGCGCGCCGCCTACCTCGACCAAATCGCCGCCAAGTTGAAAGAACGCCAGGCCGGAATTGCCGCGACCATCGCCGCCGAGGTCGGTATGCCCTTGCCCATGGCGACCGCCGTGCAAGCCGGGCTGGCGATTACTGATGTCAGCACGACTGCCAAGCTCGCGCGCGAGTTTCAATTTGAAGAGCAGGTCGGCAACGCGCTGATTGCCAAAGAACCCATCGGTGTCGTCGGCTGCATCACGCCCTGGAACTTCCCGCTGCATCAGATCACCGCCAAAGTCGCGCCCGCGCTGGCCGCCGGTTGCACGGTGGTGCTGAAACCCAGCGAAGTCGCGCCGCTGACCGCGTTCATGCTGGCCGAAATCATTGACGAAATCGGCTTGCCCGCGGGCGTTTTTAACTTGGTAACGGGTTACGGCCCGGTCGTGGGTGAAGCCCTGGCCGCGCATCCTGACGTGGATATGATTTCCTTCACCGGTTCAACGCACGCGGGCAAGCGTGTCAGCGAACTGGCCGCGCAAACGGTCAAACGCGTCGCGCTCGAACTGGGCGGCAAGTCGGCCAACATCATTCTCGACGACGCCGATTTTGAACGCGCAGTCGCGAGCGGCGTCGGCAATTGCTATTTCAATTCGGGCCAAACCTGTTCGGCGCTGACACGCATGTTAGTGCCCAAGTCGCGCTACGACGAAGCCGTCGCCATCGCCAAACGTGCGGCTGAGAAATTCACCGTCGGCGACCCGCTCGGCGGCGCGGCCAAACTCGGCCCGCTGGTCTCGGCCACGCAGCGCGACCGCGTGGTGGGCTACATTGAAAAGGGGATTGCCGAGGGCGCGACGCTCGTGGCGGGCGGGCCGGAAAAGCCGGAAGGCTTGGAACCCGGCTTCTTTGTGCGCCCGACCGTCTTCGCCAACGTGGACAACCAGATGACCATCGCGCAGGAAGAAATCTTCGGCCCGGTGCTCTCGCTGATTGCTTACGAAGACGAAGACGACGCGGTGCGCCTCGCCAACGACACGGTTTACGGCCTATCGGGCGGCGTTTGGTCGGGCGATCCCGAACGCGCCAAACGCGTCGCGCGCCGCTTGCGTACCGGGCAGGTCGAAATCAATGGCGGCAGGTTCAATCCGCTGGCGCCCTTTGGCGGGTACAAGCAATCGGGCAATGGGCGTGAGTTAGGCAAGTTCGGGTTGGAAGAGTTTTTGGAAGTGAAGGCGATGTTACTTTAA